The genomic window CACCTCGTGCGCCACCCGCGGCAGTGGACCGTCCTGGCCTCGGCGAGCCCGCCGGACCCCGACGAGCTGCGCGCCGAGCTCCTCACCGCCGTCGGGGCCGACCCCGCCGACCCCACCCCCGTCGCGGGGACGGCGCGCTCCGGCCGGACCCCCGTCGACGCCCTGCGGGTCGCCTACCGGCGCCGCCTCCTCGCCCTCGCCGGCCGCGACCTCGCCTCCGCCGACCCGCTCGCGGTCCTGCACATCACCTCCGCCGAGCTCGCCGACCTCGCCTCCGCGGCCCTCGAGACGGCGCTCGCGATCGCACGCTCCGAACTGCCCGGCCACGACCCCGGCACCGGTCCGGGCTCCTGGCGGGCCTGCCGCCTGGCCGTGCTCGGCATGGGCAAGACCGGCGGGCGGGAACTGAACTACCTCTCCGACGTCGACGTCGTCTACGTCGCCGAACCAGCGGCCGGGGCCGGCGAGGACGACGCCCTCGCCGTCGGCACCAAGCTCGCTGCCGGGCTGCAGCGCACCTGCTCGGCACCCACCGGCGAAGGGGCCCTGTGGGAGGTCGACGCGGCCCTGCGGCCCGAGGGCAAGAACGGCCCCCTCGTGCGGACCCTGGCCAGCCACCTGGAGTACTACCGCCGCTGGGCCAAGACGTGGGAGTTCCAGGCCCTGCTCAAGGCCCGCCCCGTCGCCGGCGACGCCGGGCTCGGCTGGGACTACGTCACCCGCATCGCCCCCCTGGTCTGGAGCGCCACCGAACGCGAGGGGTTCGTCGGCGAGGTCCAGGCCATGCGCCGGCGCGTCGAGTCGCTCATCCCCTCCAAGGAGGCCGACCGCCAGCTCAAGCTCGGGGTGGGCGGGCTGCGCGACGTGGAGTTCAGCATCCAGCTGCTGCAGATGGTCCACGGCCGCACCGACGAACGGCTGCGCCGCAGCGCGAACACGCTGGAGGCGCTGGAGGCGCTCGCGGCCTACGGGTACGTCGGGCGCAGCGACGCCGGGGAGCTCGACCGCGACTACCGGCTGCTGCGCTCCCTGGAGCACCGCATCCAGGTCCACCGGCTGCGGCGCACCCACGTCCTGCCCACCGCCGAGGCCGACCTGCGCCGCCTCGGCCGCTCGCTGGGGTTGCGGCCCGACCCCGTCAAGGCCCTCGACGAGGTCTGGCGCGGGACCCGCCGCGACGTCCGGCGGCTGCACGAGAAGCTCTTCTACCGCCCCCTGCTGACGGCCGTCGCCAAGCTGCCCGCGGCCGACGCCCGCATCGGCGTCGACGAGCGGCTGTCCGCCGAGGCCGCCCGCGAACGGCTCGCCGCGCTCGGCTACCGCGACCCCGCCGGGGCCCTGCGCCACCTCGAGGCCCTCACCGGCGGGGTCAGCCGCCGCGCGAGCATCCAGCGCACTCTGCTGCCCGTCATGCTCGGCTGGTTCGCCGACGGCGCCGACCCCGACGCCGGGCTGCTGGCCTTCCGGCAGGTCTCCGAGGCGCTCGCGGGCACCCAGTGGTACCTGACGATGCTGCGCGACGCCGGGGCCGCCGCCGAACGCCTGGCCTACGTGCTGTCCGCCGCGCGCATGCCCACCGAGCTGCTCATGCGCTCGCCCGAGGCCGTGTCCGTCTTCGCCGACGACGACCGGCTCGCCGCCGAGGACGTCGACGAGGTCCTCGCCGACGCCGAGGCGGCCGCCTCCCGCCGCGACGACCTCGCCGCCGCCGTCCTCGCCGCCCGCGGGGTGCGCCGGCGCGAGCAGTTCCGCACCGTCGTCGCCGACCTCGTGGGGGTCCGCGACCTCGCCGGGGTCGGGCGGGCGCTGGCCGACGCCGACCAGGCCGTCCTCGACGTCACGTTGCGCCGCACCGTGTCCGAGGTCGAACGGCGGCGGGGTGCCCCGCTGCCGACCCGGCTGCTGGTCGTCGGCATGGGCCGGCTCGGCGCGGGGGAGACGGGCTACGGCAGCGACGCGGACGTCCTGTTCGTCCACGACCCCGTGCCCGGGGCCGACGAGACGGACGCGCAGAAGGCGGCCACCGAGGTCGTCGCCGAGCTGCGGCGGCAGCTGGGAGCCGCGGGGGCCGAGCCGGCCCTGGAGGTGGACGCCGACCTGCGCCCGGAGGGACGCAACGGCCCCCTCGTGCGGTCCCTGGACAGCTACCGCGCCTACTACGAGCGCTGGTCGCTGTCGTGGGAGGCGCAGGCGCTGCTGCGCGCACGGCCCGTCGCCGGGGACGCCGACCTCGGGGAGCGGTTCCTCGAGCTCGTCGACCCGTTGCGCTGGCCCGCGGGGGGTCTGCGGGAGGCGGACCTGCGCGAGGTCCGGCGCATCAAGGCCCGCGTCGAGGCCGAGCGGCTGCCGCGCGGGGCCGACCCCGCCCGCCACCTCAAGCTCGGTCGCGGCGCCACCTCCGACGTGGAGTGGACCGCGCAGCTGCTGCAGCTGCAGCACGCCGCCGAGCACGAGGCCCTGCGCTCGTTGTCGACGCCGGGGGTGCTGCGGGCCGCCTCGGCGGCCGGGCTGCTGTCGGGTGAGGACGCCGAGACGCTCCTGACGGCCTGGGACCTGGCCTCCCGCGCCCGCAACGCCGTCGCCCTGTGGCGGGGCAAGGCGGGGGACTCCCTGCCCACCCAGGCGCGCGACCTGGACGGGGTGGCCCGCATGTTCGGGTTCGAGCCGGGCAGCTCGCGCGAGTTCGAGGAGCTGTACCTGCGCACCACCCGGCGCTGCCGGGCCGTCGTCGAGCGCGTCTTCTACGGCCGCGCCGAGGACTGACCCGCACCCCTCCCCGCGCAACGCACACGTCGGGCCCTCGTCAGCGACTGACGAGGGCCCGACGTGTGCGTTGCGCGGGGAAGGGGAGAGAGGGGTCGCCGGGTCAGGGGCGCAGCAGGGGGACGACGTCGGCGGTGAACTGGGTCAGGAACCGCGACTGGTCGTGACCGGGGGCGTGGAAGACCAGGTGCGTGAACCCGGCGTCGACGTACTGCTGCACCTGCGCGGCCACCTCGGCCGGGTCCGAGGCCACGATCCAGCGCTTGGCGACCTGCTCGATGGGCAGCTCGTCGGCCAGCCGCGCCATCTCGATCGGGTCGTGGACCTGCGACTTCTGCTCCGCGCTCAGCGACAGCGGCGCCCAGAACCGGGTGTTCTCCAACGCCTGGGCGGGGTCCTCGTCGAAGGACAGCTTGATCTCGATGGTCCGGTCGATCTGGGCCTCGGTGCGCCCCGAGGCCTCCAGACCCTCCTTCAGGGCCGGCAGCAGGGTCTCGGAGTACAGGTCCATGCCCTTGCCGGAGGTGCAGATGTAGCCGTCCCCGGCGCGCCCGGCGTACTTGGTGACCCCCGGCCCGCCGCCGGCGACGTAGATCGGGACCGGCACCTCGGGACGGTCGTAGACGGTCGCGTCGTGCAGGCGGTAGTAGTCGCCCTCGAACGTGACCCGTTCCTCGCTCCACAGGCGCTTGATGAGCCGCACCGCCTCGCGCAGGCGGGCGAAGCGTTCCTTGACCTCGGGGAAGTCCACGCCCACGGCGTGCTCGTTGAGCGCCTCACCGGTGCCGATGCCCAGGATGGCCCGCCCGGGGGCCAGGACGCCGAGGGTGGCGAAGGCCTGGGCGACGACGGCGGGGTTGTAGCGCAGCGTGGGGGTCAGCACGCTGGTGCCGAGCTGGACGCGCGACGTCTTGGCCGCCACCCACGGCAGCCACACCAGGGCCGAGGGGGCGTGCCCGTCGACGTGGCGCCAGGGCTGGAAGTGGTCGGAGATCCACACCGAGTCCAGGCCCTGCTCCTCGGCCTGGACGGCGAAGTCGGCCAGCTGGGCGGGCTCGAACTGCTCCGCGGAGGCCTTGTACCCCAGCTTCAAGGGCTGGCCGTGCGTGTCCACCGTCTGACTCACCGTTCCACCTTCTCCACTCCAGCACTGCGACGCTTCGTGTGCGCTCAACCTACGACGCCGCGCGCGGCGCGCCCGTCCGGGTGGTGGCAGCGCAGAACGCCTCCCCGAGGCGGCCGCCCGCCCCTGGGGTCTGTGCGCCCGCACAGCCCACCCACCGGGGAACCACGTGATCCGCTTCCTGCCCTTCGCCGTCGAGTTCGCGCTCCTCGTCTTCTGCCTGGTCGACCGCGTCCAGGCCGACTCCGGGCGGATCCGGAACCTCGGCAAGGCGACCTGGGCGTTCCTCGTCGGCCTGCTGCCGCTCGTCGGCGGCATCGCCTGGCTCGTCGCCGGCCGCCCCGAGGGGCCTGCGCCGCGCGGCCGCTGCAGCCCCGGCTCCCCCGAGCACGAGCGTCCCGACGGACCCACCCCGTCCCAGGTCGACCGGCGCGTGCGCGAGGAGCAGGCCCGCGTCGACGCCGAGTTCGACGCCGCCGTCCGGCGCGCGAAGGCCCGCCGGCCCTCGCCGGGGGCCTGAAGGGCCTTCCCCCTCCCCGTCGTGGTGCGGTAGAAGTTCGGGACACCGAGATCACGAGGGAGCCCGAGTGCACACCCTGGACGACAGCGTCGAGGTCGTCGAGTTCACCCCGACGCCCGAGCAGTACGCGTGGACCTTCGGCGGTGTCGCCCCCGTGGCCACCGTGCGCCCCGGCACGGCGCTGAAGCTGTGGAGCGACGACGCGTTCTGCGGCCGGCTCCGGTCGGTCACCGACCTGCCCGGCGCCAGCCTGCAGATGCCGTACGTCAACCCCCAGACCGGGCCGTTCTTCGTCGAGGGCGCCGAACCCGGTGACACCCTCGTGCTGCACGTCGTCGACCTCGAACCCGCCCGCGACTGGGGCGCCTCCGCGCTCATCCCGTTCTTCGGCGGTCTCACCTCCACCGACCGGACCGCGACCCTGCAGGACCCGCTGCCCGAACGCACGTGGATCTACCACCTCGACTCCGCCCGGGGCACCATCGGGGTCCAGCTGGGGGAGACCACCCTCGAACTGCCCGTGGAACCGATGCTCGGCACCGTCGGTGTCGCCCCCGCCGCGGGGGAGGTGCGCAGCTCCCTGGTCCCCGACACCTTCGGCGGCAACATGGACACCCCCGAGCTGAAACCCGGGACGACGGTCTACCTGCGCGTCAACGTCGAGGGCGCCCTGTTCTCCCTGGGGGACGGGCACTACCGGCAGGGCGAGGGGGAGTCCTGCGGGACCGCGGTCGAGGGGGCGATGAACTCCCTCGTCCTCGTCGACCTGCTCAAGACGCCCGGCCCGGCGTGGCCGCGCCTGGAGAGCGACACCCACTGGACCGTCGTCGGGTCCTCGCGCCCGCTCGAGGACGCCTGGCGCGCGGGGCAGGTCGACGCCGTCGGGTGGATCCGCGAACTCACCGGCCTCGACGTCCTCGACGCCTACCAGGTGCTCTCGCAGATCAGCGAGGTGCCGCTGGCCAACGCCGTCGACGTGAACTACAGCGTCGCCACGAAGCTCCCGAAGCGGCTGCTGCCCACCCGGCGTCCGGCCTACGACGGGATCCACGACCGGTTGCGCGCCCTGGTGCGCTGAGAGGAGTTCTGCGTGGACCTGCAGCTGGACGGCGCCCGCGTCCTCGTGACGGGCGGCACCCGGGGGATCGGGGCGGCCATCGTCGCCGAGTTCCTCGCCGAGGGGGCCGACGTGGCGATCTGCGCCCGCACCGGCGCCGACGTCGAGGTCGCCGTGGAACGGGCCGTGGGACCGGGAACCCTGCGGGGTTCGGTCGTCGACGTGTCCCGGCGCGAGGACGTCTTCGCCTGGGTCGAGGAGAGCGCCGCCGAACTCGGCGGGATCGACGTCGTCGTCGCCAACGTCAGCGCCATCGCCGCCGCGAACGACGTCGAGTCGTGGCGGTTGTCCCTCGACGTCGACCTGCTCGGCACCGTCTCGCTCGTCGACGCCGCCCTGCCCCACCTGCGCCGCTCCGGAGCCGGGGCGATCGTCACCATCGGCAGCGTGTCCGGTCGGGAGGTCGACGCCTTCGCCGGGCCCTACGGCACCGTCAAGGCCGCGCTCGTCGCCTACACGCAGGGCCTGGCGCACCAGCTGGCCGCCGAGGGGATCCGCGCCAACACCGTCTCCCCGGGGAACACCTACTTCGACGGTGGCGTGTGGCAGCTCACCGAACGCAACGACCCGGAGTTCTTCGCCGAGGCCCTCGCGCTGAACCCCACCGGGCGGATGGCGACGCCGCAGGAAGTGGCCCGGCCCGTGGTGTTCCTGTCCAGCCCGGCGGCGAGCTTCGTCACGGGCACCAACCTCGTCGTCGACGGCGCCCTGACCCGGGGGATCCAGCTGTGATCAGGCGTTCGCGAACGCGACGTCGCTGATCGCGGTGCGGTCGAACCGGCCGCCGGCGCCGGGCGAGGTGACGCCGTCGATCGTCAGGTCCACCGACGTCACCTCGACGGGGGTGACGGTGAGCCGTTGCAGGCCCCGGTCGCCGTCCTGCAGCTGCTGCGTCACCTGCAACGGGCCGGCAGCCGTCCGGAACGTCCACGTCACCGACGTGATGCGCCGGCCCTGGGCGTAGCGGTCGGTGCCGTCGTACGGGTCGACCTTGGCGAAACCGTTCACCAGTCCCACCTCGGTGAGGCGGACCGTGCCGGCGAAGGAGAACGTCAGCGTCGACCCCGTGGCGTTCCCCTCGGTGCGCCACGCCGTTGCCGGGTCCTGGTCGAGCAGGTTGGCTGCGGCGTAGGAGGTGGTGCGCCCGCCCGCGTCGGCGCTGTCGGGGGAGGTCCTCGGTGCCTGCACGCCCGACGGGACGACCGGGCCCACGGCGTAGCTCGCCGTGGGGGTGGGGGTGGGGGTGGGCGTCGGAGCGGGTGAGGCGGGCGCCGGGGTGGTGGCCACGGGGGAGGCGGCCTGCGCACCGGCCCGCGGGGGCGACGGACTCGCGGCCGCCGCGGTCGTGGCCGTGTCGGACGGTTTCACCAGCCACCACCCGGAGACGCCCACGGCCGCGACCAGCGCCACCGTGAACACCGCGAGCACCGGCCAGGAACGGCGCCCACCCGGGTGCCCGTCCTGCGCCCCGGGGGCGTGGACGACCTCCAGGCGGTCCGGTGCCGCGTCCCGGGGTTCCCCGCAGGTCCAGCAGAAGCGGTCCGCCTCGCGCATCCCCGCCCGACACGACGAGCAGGTGGTGGTGGTCGGCACGCGGAGCGCCCCCGTCCTTGGGTTCGTCGATCGGCGACGTCCTGTCACCGGGAGGTGCACAAGGTACTCCGAGCGGGCGAACGACCGCCAGCGTCCGGACCCGGCGGGCGCCGACCGCGCCGGGGACGACGGAACCCCCGTCCCGACCGGGACGGGGGTTCCGCAGAGCACGGCGGACGCCGGGACTCAGATGTCGTAGTAGAGCTCGAACTCGTGGGGGTGCGGGCGCAGACGGATCGGGTCGATCTCGTTGGTGCGCTTGTAGTCGATCCACGTCTCGATGAGGTCGGCGGTGAACACGCCGCCCTCGAGGAGGTAGTCGTGGTCGGCCTCGAGCGCGTCCAGCACCGAACCGAGGTCGTAGGGGACCGTCTTGATGTTCGCGTGCTCCTCGGGCGGGAGCTCGTACAGGTCCTTGTCGACCGGGTCCGCCGGCTCGATGCGGTTCTTGATGCCGTCCAGGCCCGCCATCAGCTGGGCCGCGAACGCCAGGTACGGGTTCGCCGACGGGTCCGGCACGCGGAACTCGATGCGCTTGGCCTTCGGGGAGTTCCCCGTGATCGGGATGCGGATGCACGCCGAGCGGTTGCGGGCCGAGTAGACCAGGTTGACCGGGGCCTCGTAGCCGGGGACCAGGCGGTGGAAGGAGTTCACCGTCGGGTTCGTGAAGGCCAGCAGCGACGGCGCGTGGTGCAGCAGACCGCCGATGTACCAGCGGGCCAGGTCCGACAGACCGCCGTAGCCCTTCTCGTCGTAGAAGAGCGGCTCGCCGTCCTTCCACAGCGACTGGTGGCAGTGCATGCCTGAGCCGTTGTCGCCGAACAGCGGCTTGGGCATGAAGGTCACGGTGTGACCGTTGCGCAGCGCCACGTTCTTGATGATGTACTTGAAGAGCAGCAGCTGGTCGCCGGCGTTCTTCAGCGTGTCGAACTTGTAGTTGATCTCGGCCTGGCCGGCGGTGCCCACCTCGTGGTGCGCGCGCTCGACCGTCAGGCCGGCCTTCTCCAGCTCCACGACCATCTCGTCGCGCAGGTCGGAGAAGTGGTCGATCGGGGCGACGGGGAAGTACCCGCCCTTGTAGCGCGTCTTGTACCCGAGGTTCCCACCCTCCTCCTTGCGGCCGGTGTTCCACGCGGCCTCGATGGAGTCGATGTGGTAGTAGGACTCGCGCTGGTTCGTCTCGAACCGCACGTCGTCGAAGATGTAGAACTCGGCCTCGGGGCCGAAGAAGACGGTGTCGGCGATGCCGGTGGTCTTCAGGTACGCCTCGGCCTTGGCCGCGATGTTGCGCGGGTCGCGGCTGTACGCCTCGTCCGTGAACGGGTCCACGATCGAGTGGTTGATGACGAGGGTCTTCTCCTTGCGGAAAGGATCGATGAAGGCCGACGTCGGGTCCGCGATGAGCTTCATGTCCGACTCGTGGATGGCCTGGAAGCCGCGGATCGAGGACCCGTCGAACATCTGGCCCTCGGACAGGGCGTCCACGTCCACCGTGCTGGCGGGGACGGTGAAGTGCTGCATGACACCCGGCAGGTCGCAGAACCGGATGTCGACGAACTTCACGTCCTCGCGCGCGATGAAGTCGACGACCTCTTGGGCGTTGCTGAACATCCAACCTCCAGAGACGGGTCCGGCCCGGATGTCGAGCCGCCGCGGACGCGCTGACCGTACGAGCCCGGTGTTTCGGACGTGTTACGCCAGCGTTTCCGCAACCTTACCGACGCCGTCCGCGCGACGACAGGGCGCCCGCCCCGGCCACGTACCCTGGGCCCGTGGCCGACCGGACGAGCGCGACCCCCGACCCCGCCCCCGGAGTGCGACTGGGGCTGCCCGCGACGGGACGGGGCGCCGTGGCCTCCTGGGGCCGGCGCTTCCTGGGCCTGCTCGTCGACTGGGGGATCGCGACGCTCGTCGGGCGGGCCTTCCTCGACGGCCTGGGCCGCGAGACGGCGCCGCTGGTGGTCTTCTTCGTCATGCAGGTCCTGCTCGTGTCCACGATCGGAACGAGCATCGGCCACGCCGTCACCGGGATC from Kineococcus rhizosphaerae includes these protein-coding regions:
- a CDS encoding bifunctional [glutamine synthetase] adenylyltransferase/[glutamine synthetase]-adenylyl-L-tyrosine phosphorylase, producing MSTTTGRRSSAAAQLVRAGFADPDRALRLLRDPVLTGVVRAEGDGELTDGTADLVRALGRTADPDQALLGVVRWAEALTAGLDRDSEAADVESAAAALNLLRGGDAPDVVGTLARLLGVLGGSLALGDHLVRHPRQWTVLASASPPDPDELRAELLTAVGADPADPTPVAGTARSGRTPVDALRVAYRRRLLALAGRDLASADPLAVLHITSAELADLASAALETALAIARSELPGHDPGTGPGSWRACRLAVLGMGKTGGRELNYLSDVDVVYVAEPAAGAGEDDALAVGTKLAAGLQRTCSAPTGEGALWEVDAALRPEGKNGPLVRTLASHLEYYRRWAKTWEFQALLKARPVAGDAGLGWDYVTRIAPLVWSATEREGFVGEVQAMRRRVESLIPSKEADRQLKLGVGGLRDVEFSIQLLQMVHGRTDERLRRSANTLEALEALAAYGYVGRSDAGELDRDYRLLRSLEHRIQVHRLRRTHVLPTAEADLRRLGRSLGLRPDPVKALDEVWRGTRRDVRRLHEKLFYRPLLTAVAKLPAADARIGVDERLSAEAARERLAALGYRDPAGALRHLEALTGGVSRRASIQRTLLPVMLGWFADGADPDAGLLAFRQVSEALAGTQWYLTMLRDAGAAAERLAYVLSAARMPTELLMRSPEAVSVFADDDRLAAEDVDEVLADAEAAASRRDDLAAAVLAARGVRRREQFRTVVADLVGVRDLAGVGRALADADQAVLDVTLRRTVSEVERRRGAPLPTRLLVVGMGRLGAGETGYGSDADVLFVHDPVPGADETDAQKAATEVVAELRRQLGAAGAEPALEVDADLRPEGRNGPLVRSLDSYRAYYERWSLSWEAQALLRARPVAGDADLGERFLELVDPLRWPAGGLREADLREVRRIKARVEAERLPRGADPARHLKLGRGATSDVEWTAQLLQLQHAAEHEALRSLSTPGVLRAASAAGLLSGEDAETLLTAWDLASRARNAVALWRGKAGDSLPTQARDLDGVARMFGFEPGSSREFEELYLRTTRRCRAVVERVFYGRAED
- the fgd gene encoding glucose-6-phosphate dehydrogenase (coenzyme-F420) — translated: MSQTVDTHGQPLKLGYKASAEQFEPAQLADFAVQAEEQGLDSVWISDHFQPWRHVDGHAPSALVWLPWVAAKTSRVQLGTSVLTPTLRYNPAVVAQAFATLGVLAPGRAILGIGTGEALNEHAVGVDFPEVKERFARLREAVRLIKRLWSEERVTFEGDYYRLHDATVYDRPEVPVPIYVAGGGPGVTKYAGRAGDGYICTSGKGMDLYSETLLPALKEGLEASGRTEAQIDRTIEIKLSFDEDPAQALENTRFWAPLSLSAEQKSQVHDPIEMARLADELPIEQVAKRWIVASDPAEVAAQVQQYVDAGFTHLVFHAPGHDQSRFLTQFTADVVPLLRP
- a CDS encoding PLD nuclease N-terminal domain-containing protein, which translates into the protein MIRFLPFAVEFALLVFCLVDRVQADSGRIRNLGKATWAFLVGLLPLVGGIAWLVAGRPEGPAPRGRCSPGSPEHERPDGPTPSQVDRRVREEQARVDAEFDAAVRRAKARRPSPGA
- a CDS encoding acetamidase/formamidase family protein: MHTLDDSVEVVEFTPTPEQYAWTFGGVAPVATVRPGTALKLWSDDAFCGRLRSVTDLPGASLQMPYVNPQTGPFFVEGAEPGDTLVLHVVDLEPARDWGASALIPFFGGLTSTDRTATLQDPLPERTWIYHLDSARGTIGVQLGETTLELPVEPMLGTVGVAPAAGEVRSSLVPDTFGGNMDTPELKPGTTVYLRVNVEGALFSLGDGHYRQGEGESCGTAVEGAMNSLVLVDLLKTPGPAWPRLESDTHWTVVGSSRPLEDAWRAGQVDAVGWIRELTGLDVLDAYQVLSQISEVPLANAVDVNYSVATKLPKRLLPTRRPAYDGIHDRLRALVR
- a CDS encoding SDR family NAD(P)-dependent oxidoreductase, producing the protein MDLQLDGARVLVTGGTRGIGAAIVAEFLAEGADVAICARTGADVEVAVERAVGPGTLRGSVVDVSRREDVFAWVEESAAELGGIDVVVANVSAIAAANDVESWRLSLDVDLLGTVSLVDAALPHLRRSGAGAIVTIGSVSGREVDAFAGPYGTVKAALVAYTQGLAHQLAAEGIRANTVSPGNTYFDGGVWQLTERNDPEFFAEALALNPTGRMATPQEVARPVVFLSSPAASFVTGTNLVVDGALTRGIQL
- a CDS encoding NADase-type glycan-binding domain-containing protein, which encodes MPTTTTCSSCRAGMREADRFCWTCGEPRDAAPDRLEVVHAPGAQDGHPGGRRSWPVLAVFTVALVAAVGVSGWWLVKPSDTATTAAAASPSPPRAGAQAASPVATTPAPASPAPTPTPTPTPTASYAVGPVVPSGVQAPRTSPDSADAGGRTTSYAAANLLDQDPATAWRTEGNATGSTLTFSFAGTVRLTEVGLVNGFAKVDPYDGTDRYAQGRRITSVTWTFRTAAGPLQVTQQLQDGDRGLQRLTVTPVEVTSVDLTIDGVTSPGAGGRFDRTAISDVAFANA
- the glnA gene encoding type I glutamate--ammonia ligase produces the protein MFSNAQEVVDFIAREDVKFVDIRFCDLPGVMQHFTVPASTVDVDALSEGQMFDGSSIRGFQAIHESDMKLIADPTSAFIDPFRKEKTLVINHSIVDPFTDEAYSRDPRNIAAKAEAYLKTTGIADTVFFGPEAEFYIFDDVRFETNQRESYYHIDSIEAAWNTGRKEEGGNLGYKTRYKGGYFPVAPIDHFSDLRDEMVVELEKAGLTVERAHHEVGTAGQAEINYKFDTLKNAGDQLLLFKYIIKNVALRNGHTVTFMPKPLFGDNGSGMHCHQSLWKDGEPLFYDEKGYGGLSDLARWYIGGLLHHAPSLLAFTNPTVNSFHRLVPGYEAPVNLVYSARNRSACIRIPITGNSPKAKRIEFRVPDPSANPYLAFAAQLMAGLDGIKNRIEPADPVDKDLYELPPEEHANIKTVPYDLGSVLDALEADHDYLLEGGVFTADLIETWIDYKRTNEIDPIRLRPHPHEFELYYDI
- a CDS encoding RDD family protein; protein product: MADRTSATPDPAPGVRLGLPATGRGAVASWGRRFLGLLVDWGIATLVGRAFLDGLGRETAPLVVFFVMQVLLVSTIGTSIGHAVTGIAVRRLDGRPVGFALGTARAILLLLVVPPVVYDHDRRGLHDRAAQTVVVRR